Genomic window (Tripterygium wilfordii isolate XIE 37 chromosome 11, ASM1340144v1, whole genome shotgun sequence):
GGTCCTTTGCATGGTGTAGCTGTGAATGCACAGTATCAGCCATTGGGAGTTCTTGATAGGAAACGCCTATTGGCAAGGAAAAGTAACACTACATACTGCTATGATTTTCCCCTGGTGAGTAAAGTGTGGTATATCGGCAAATTTAGTGGCTTGTTATTCTAGGGTGTGTTCTCTGAATGGTAAAAAAATTTGCTTTCAGGCATTTGAGACGGCCTTGGAGCAAATATGGGCATCCCAACTTCCTGGTAGCGAGAAACCAAAGGATAAGATTATTAAGGTTGCAGAGCTCATATTTGGTGACAAAAAGGGTACTTGGGGTACCCCTCTTGCTTCAGTGGAGCGTGCGCCTGGGCTCAATGATGTTGCCATGGTAGCTTTCTGTGTGGAAATATCTACTCCTGAATTTCCTTCTGGAAGGACAATTTTGATAGTTGCAAATGATGTTACATTCAAAGCTGGGTCTTTTGGCCCCAGAGAGGATGCATTTTTTCTTGAAGTAACTAATCTTGCTTGCTCAAAGAAACTGCCTCTTATTTATTTGGCAGCAAATTCTGGTGCACGTATAGGGGTTGCAGATGAAGTCAAAGTCTGCTTTAAAGTTGGTTGGTCAGATGAATCACATCCCGAGCGTGGTTTTCAGTATGTATACTTGAGTCCTGAGGATTATAATCGGGTTGGATCATCTGTGATAGCAcatgagatgaagatggaaaatGGAGAAGCCAGATGGGTGATAGATACCATTGTTGGGAAAGAGGACGGCCTGGGAGTTGAGAATCTAACTGGAAGTGGGGCCATTGCTGGTGCATATTCTAGGGCATACAAGGAAACCTTCACCTTAACATATGTGACTGGTAGAACTGTGGGGATTGGTGCTTATCTTGCTCGGCTAGGCATGCGGTGCATACAGAGGCTTGATCAGCCCATCATATTGACTGGATTCTCTGCATTGAACAAGCTTCTTGGGCGGGAGGTCTACAGCTCCCACATGCAACTTGGAGGTCCTAAAATTATGGCAACTAATGGTGTTGTTCACCTAACTGTTTCTGATGATCTTGAAGGGGTATCAGCTATTTTGAATTGGTTAAGCTGTTTTCCTCCACATGTAGGTGGTGCACTGCCCATTTTTAGCTCTATGGATCCTCCAGAAAGGCCTGTGGAGTACTTCCCTGAAAACTCATGTGATCCCCGTGCTGCTATTTCCGGTGCTCTAAATGATAGTGGGAAATGGTTGGGGGGTATTTTTGACAAGGATAGCTTTGTTGAGACTTTAGAGGGCTGGGCGAGGACGGTTGTGACAGGAAGGGCAAAGCTTGGAGGAATTCCTGTAGGAGTCATTGCTGTTGAGACACAAACTGTGATGCAAGTTATCCCTGCTGACCCAGGACAACTTGATTCTCACGAGAGGGTTGTCCCTCAAGCTGGGCAAGTATGGTTTCCAGATTCTGCTACCAAGACTGCCCAAGCAATATTAGATTTCAACAGAGAAGAGCTTCCACTTTTCATTCTTGCCAATTGGAGAGGCTTTTCTGGTGGCCAAAGAGACCTTTTTGAAGGTATTCTTCAGGCTGGTTCAACCATTGTTGAGAACCTTAGAACATACCGACGGCCCGTTTTTGTGTACATCCCAATGAGGGGAGAACTCCGTGGTGGGGCGTGGGTTGTCGTGGACAGTCGGATCAATTCAGATCATATTGAAATGTATGCTGACCGAACAGCAAAAGGTAACGTCCTTGAGCCTGAAGGAATGATCGAGATTAAGTTTCGGACAAAAGAACTCTTGGAGTGCATGGGTAGGCTTGATCATCAGTTGATCAAACTGAAGATAGAGCTTCAGGATGCTGAGAGATGTGGGCCTCATGGATTGGTTGAATCCTTGCAACAGCAGATAAAGACGCGTGAAAAGCAGCTTTTGCCATTGTACACTCAGATAGCCACTAGATTCGCAGAGCTTCATGATACTTCCCTGAGGATGCACGCAAAAGGGGTAATTAGAGATGTCGTGGACTGGGAAAAATCTCGATTTTATTTCTACAGAAGATTACGACGGAGACTTGCTGAAGGCTCCCTTATCAAGATTGTGAGAGATGCAGCTGGTGAACAGCTGTCGCATAGCTCTGCGATGGACTTGATCAAGAAATGGTTCCTGGATTCTAACATTGCCGGAGGCAGAGAAGATACCTGGGTGGAGGATGAAACTTTTTTCACATGGAAGGATGACCCTAAAAATTACGAAGAGAAATTAAAGGAGTTGCGGGTTCAGAAGATACTGCTTAAATTAACAAACATTGGCCAATCTATGTCAGATTTGAAAGCTCTGCCTCAAGGCCTTGCCGCCCTTCTAAGCCAGGTAAGTAGGCAACCCATCAATCTTTGGTTTGCTTTTACTATATTATCATTGGTGTAATTGGCTTGACATTTTACAATTTACATAGGTGAACCCATCAATCCGCGGGGAATTGATCGATGAACTACAGAAGGTGCTGAGCTAATTAGCGATTATGCTTCACGGGTAACTAAGGTCCCATTTCTCGCCCCCATAAGCAGTTTCATTTTGATAGCTAAATCTATGTTGTAAACCAGCCTTCTTCTCTGTGAATTTAAGGTGGTGCAGAAGGCTCCTGGGACATGTTTTTTATTGCCTGAGTGTAAATTTTGTGATATCTGGTTTAGGAAATAGTATTATCTTGCAGGCTCCACTGCATAAGCTACCGGCAGTGCTGATTCATTTGTTGGCTGTATTAATCATTTTTGTACTGTAATAATCTGTAAGATGTAATAATCTGTAAGATGTAATAATATGAATTCAGTTGTCAATGCAAATTCTTCAGGCCTTATGATTATATGCATAATTGGTATTTCCTGCAGTGTCTCCCTGAAACGATCAAGGACAAGCAACAACAGATCAAGGCAATGAAATCAAATTTGGTTTTTTCTTAGAGTACATGAACAAACTTACAGTACTGTTGATACTAGCATTGAATATATGGTGGTAGTGGTattttcaggttttttttttctaacctAAACTCAAATCCTTTGTCTGAGATTTGCAGAGCATTCATTCAAGCATTTCCAGCTGAGGGAGTTGGAGGATTGACTGCAGGTAGAGACAACTCTGTTTGTGGATCAGTATGGTTCTTGTTCTGGTTTTGTTTAATCTCACCATAGAAGTATGAAACAAACCCCCAAAGAGAGAGTGCAAGGGAAACTCCCTTTGCTGCTTGAAATTTCTCGTGGAAGAAAATGACTGCTAGGATCTCTGTCACTGGAAGAGTAACTGCTATTATGATAGCAGATAGCAGAGAAGATGCACCAAAGATTACTCCTATTTGTCCCAAGAAGAAAAGCTGCAATATGATTGCCACTGCCACCAACACCACATAATACTTGGCTTTCCCTAGATCAAATTCTTCAGATTCTCTTGGAATCACCTGAAATTCAACTTTCACATTGAAGGTAAATAACCCATTTCTTTCTTCCTGGTTTATATCACTATTGATACACACTGTCAGCCAAATCAAAACAATATTCTCCCTTCTTGGAATCCAAGAAACGAAGATGATAAAGATCCTAGTAATTAGTATCTCAGACATCTCAACTGAGTTGGACACACATGATTCAATAGAATTAGGGGGCTCCGGCCACTTGTCTTATAGAATacacatgaaatcttgtgtATATAACTTAACGATTGGGATGGTTGGAATACTAGTAAGTGAGATGTCAACACTTGATATCCCTATCATAACCATCATAACATTTCAACAAGGAAAGAAAGTGATGTCCATTTTTTCTCTTTGCCTCTTGTATATTAGGGGCCCACATGAGTAAAACACCCCTTCAACTCATTCCACCCATGAGATATGAGTTCTTGGATGGGGTAGATCATATTTCAGATAAGATCGGGTTACTGGAAAAGAGAGTATTTTTAGAGAGAGGGAAACAACCTAAATGTAAATTTAGGGGGAAAAAATACAAAACACACCTACTTTGTtggacaaaaagaaagaagaaagtaaagaAAGTAACTTTTCCTGCCAAATGTGAATTGGTAAAAATCAAAATAGAGTATCGCTGTCAAGACAAAAAGTTTATCATTAATTTTCCCATCCCACTTtgacaataaaaattaaaaatgccTTCTGTCCATatcaatagtttttttttttttgtcttttgtctAACGACTTTTCCAAGATAAGGAAACACGTATGAGTATTTCCTAGGTTTGGCACTTTGGCCAAcctgtacatacatatatgggGCATGGGGATTAccacatgaaaaacaaaaaataattttaaaatatgcTTTTTTTTGTCTCTCATATATGTTACTTGAATCATGTCAaaactggaaaagaaaaagaaatcatgatCATGACATGATGAACATAATCAGTTTATATTTTGGATCTGAACAGAGGAATTATTACCTGGAAATCGTTGTTAATGAGCATCCCAACAGTGCACAGAACAGTCGCAAACAAGCACATGACCATCTGGAACTCCAACGCAAGAGTGTAATTGATTTCCTGCTTAGATTTCTTGTAACTCAGCTCGATCAACGGCAACAGCAACCCATACAAACCGGCAGCCAATAACGTTAACACAAATCCCAACATGTATTCTCTCTTCGACACACCTTCCGGCCGATCACTACTGGCACCCAGAGCCAAAACAGCTGCTCCAACAGTCAACAAAACGATACCGTTAATCGAATACGCCGTAAATTTCTGTTTCACCAACAGAAAAGCAAACCCAGCTGTGAAAACCAACTGGGTTGCAACTATAAGAGAAGCCGTGGACACCGGTAGATGCGCAAGCCCATACGAGTATAGATAGTTGTCAAACCCCATTACGAGGCCTATGACGGCGGCGCAGATGAATAAGCGAGGTTTAATGAGGAAAAACCCAGTGGAGGACCGGGTTTTGCGGCGCTGAAAGAAGACTATGATGAGTGGAAACAGAGTAAGAGGGAAAGCAGCTGTTTGGAGAAAGCTTGGGAGCCAGATACGGTTGCCGCCATGGATGAAGTAGAGACGGATTAATATAGGACCTGCAGTGTTTCCTATTGATAATAGGATGCAATTTAGAACTAGTAATGcattcttcatctttttttttttttggttatcagATTGTTTCTTCTCTATCTGTTTGTGCTATGTTGCCTGTGAATTCATGGGTTGTTATTGATAGCTGTAAGATTTTATATTTAATGTTGCAAGTCAGTGTCTTTGCACATTCACCGCTTAGTTGGGGCCGGCAATAAGGCTTCAGTCTTCTAGGTGTTCGACGAAATGACCAATTAAGCAATTAAGCAATTAAGCGTGGTTTTCTGAATTTGTAATAATCTTTTGTGGCAGAAACGTCAATAGTCAAA
Coding sequences:
- the LOC120009434 gene encoding purine permease 3-like, whose amino-acid sequence is MKNALLVLNCILLSIGNTAGPILIRLYFIHGGNRIWLPSFLQTAAFPLTLFPLIIVFFQRRKTRSSTGFFLIKPRLFICAAVIGLVMGFDNYLYSYGLAHLPVSTASLIVATQLVFTAGFAFLLVKQKFTAYSINGIVLLTVGAAVLALGASSDRPEGVSKREYMLGFVLTLLAAGLYGLLLPLIELSYKKSKQEINYTLALEFQMVMCLFATVLCTVGMLINNDFQVIPRESEEFDLGKAKYYVVLVAVAIILQLFFLGQIGVIFGASSLLSAIIIAVTLPVTEILAVIFFHEKFQAAKGVSLALSLWGFVSYFYGEIKQNQNKNHTDPQTELSLPAVNPPTPSAGNA